One genomic region from Natrarchaeobius halalkaliphilus encodes:
- a CDS encoding outer membrane protein assembly factor BamB family protein, translated as MTVPTDTHDARRYSLGEIESARSRHMWTRSTVHATADRIAVGEWDGTVTTLDPNSLEPRWSVDHPDHAVGIETLEPTGTVVVAGRGETGSIVAYDAETGEKRWQYDTVEDVGRAIDDTIFSQPYVVAIETDDGGDDVGCYAAARRYERDGETRQWHSTVFAFDSDGTVRWRYETDGSSISIDLDDTGERLAVGYNRCPGGHDHGLVVLETATGDPEWAWDPGTPGDRRVGDVSFDGDSIAAASHGDKRGYLLGPGGTEQWRVDLAVETELDGETLYAYPNHVYASDGRVAFVTGNTYATESRETENRHPNEHRLMTFDAGGDRLWDAEIRGFAHGIDADDGTIVAPCAQNFRVRDPETHAVRWFDLGTGVGGIQRLEGIATAAAIDGRTIATIEEPVEYHDETCVRGDYALQLTPLTDLPEPTPTR; from the coding sequence GTGACCGTGCCCACGGACACACACGACGCTCGACGGTACTCCCTTGGCGAGATCGAGAGCGCTCGGAGCCGTCACATGTGGACGCGTTCGACCGTCCACGCCACCGCCGACCGGATCGCCGTGGGGGAGTGGGACGGGACCGTAACGACGCTCGATCCGAACTCCCTCGAGCCCCGGTGGTCGGTCGACCATCCGGACCACGCGGTCGGAATCGAGACGCTCGAGCCCACGGGTACGGTCGTCGTCGCCGGCCGCGGCGAAACCGGATCGATCGTGGCCTACGACGCTGAGACGGGAGAGAAACGGTGGCAATACGATACCGTCGAGGACGTCGGCAGGGCGATCGACGACACGATATTTTCCCAGCCGTACGTGGTCGCGATCGAAACCGACGACGGCGGCGACGACGTCGGCTGTTACGCGGCGGCTCGCCGGTACGAGCGCGACGGCGAGACGCGTCAGTGGCACAGCACCGTCTTCGCGTTCGACTCGGACGGAACCGTCCGATGGCGGTACGAAACCGACGGATCGTCGATATCGATCGATCTCGATGACACCGGCGAACGACTGGCAGTCGGCTACAACCGCTGTCCGGGCGGCCACGATCACGGCCTGGTCGTCCTCGAGACGGCGACCGGCGATCCCGAGTGGGCGTGGGATCCAGGTACGCCCGGCGACCGCCGAGTCGGTGACGTTTCTTTCGACGGCGACTCGATCGCCGCCGCGAGCCACGGGGACAAGCGCGGCTACCTGCTCGGACCGGGCGGGACAGAGCAATGGCGCGTGGACCTCGCGGTCGAAACCGAACTCGACGGAGAGACGCTATATGCGTATCCGAACCACGTGTACGCAAGCGACGGCCGCGTGGCGTTCGTCACCGGCAACACCTATGCGACGGAGAGCCGAGAGACCGAAAACCGTCACCCGAACGAACACCGCCTCATGACGTTCGACGCCGGTGGCGACCGTCTGTGGGACGCCGAGATTCGCGGATTCGCCCACGGTATCGACGCCGACGACGGAACGATCGTCGCCCCCTGCGCCCAGAACTTCCGAGTGCGCGACCCCGAGACACACGCCGTCCGCTGGTTCGATCTCGGAACCGGTGTCGGCGGCATCCAGCGACTAGAGGGTATCGCGACGGCGGCGGCCATCGACGGCAGAACGATCGCGACGATAGAAGAACCCGTCGAATACCACGATGAAACGTGTGTCCGCGGTGACTATGCGCTTCAGCTCACGCCGTTGACCGATCTTCCCGAACCGACTCCAACCCGGTAA
- a CDS encoding DUF4350 domain-containing protein, whose amino-acid sequence MKSGPHGQSPGTDGDESDSWPAADLALEIDWSRVLVYALGAAVVATLAVGATASTTAFGPFNSEWDGGSEFRERVADDPETDGEILLKTTEYEALSDSETVAVVVAPEEAYADAEADRVRGFVERGGTLVVFDGVDHHGSDLLVNVGAHARFTGQHLRDEYRYDRGPMMPIATPATNHTLTDGVDRLTLNHATAVDPDPSSDSDRASRNVTVLFETSEFARLEESRMDRASETRAVAERNDESGPGPVSSVGSYPVATVEPVGDGRVVVVGDPSITINAMIDRPDNDDFLSNLHTGTDRVALDVSHGESLPPLSSALVTLRQSPSLQAFVGILAVVAVGLSSDRRVRLAFERLRLRLRGLIERIVWNGVSGSRGAHGQGVASNERTARDHQPSNTDE is encoded by the coding sequence GTGAAATCCGGTCCACACGGCCAGTCACCGGGCACGGATGGGGACGAATCCGATTCGTGGCCGGCCGCTGATCTCGCTCTCGAGATCGACTGGTCGCGGGTGCTGGTCTACGCGCTTGGAGCCGCCGTGGTCGCGACGCTCGCCGTCGGTGCTACGGCCTCGACGACGGCGTTCGGGCCGTTCAACTCGGAGTGGGACGGTGGGAGCGAGTTCCGCGAGCGTGTCGCTGACGACCCCGAAACAGACGGCGAGATCCTTCTCAAAACTACCGAGTACGAAGCGCTTTCGGATAGCGAGACGGTCGCCGTTGTCGTCGCACCAGAGGAGGCTTACGCTGACGCCGAGGCGGATCGCGTCCGCGGGTTCGTTGAGCGAGGCGGGACACTCGTCGTCTTCGATGGCGTCGACCACCACGGATCGGATCTCCTCGTGAACGTCGGTGCCCACGCGCGATTCACCGGCCAGCACCTCCGTGACGAGTATCGGTACGACCGTGGGCCGATGATGCCCATCGCCACGCCCGCAACGAATCACACCCTGACCGACGGCGTCGACCGATTGACCCTCAATCACGCGACTGCCGTCGATCCAGACCCGTCCAGTGACTCGGATCGAGCGAGCCGGAACGTAACCGTCCTGTTCGAGACCAGCGAGTTCGCTCGGCTCGAGGAGTCGCGGATGGACCGTGCATCCGAGACGCGAGCGGTGGCCGAACGGAACGACGAGTCTGGGCCTGGCCCGGTTTCTTCCGTCGGATCGTACCCCGTTGCGACCGTCGAACCTGTGGGTGATGGCCGCGTCGTGGTCGTCGGTGACCCAAGCATCACGATCAACGCGATGATCGACCGGCCGGACAACGACGACTTCCTCTCGAACCTCCACACCGGTACAGATCGGGTCGCTCTCGACGTTTCTCACGGAGAGAGTTTGCCCCCGCTCTCGAGTGCCCTCGTCACGCTTCGTCAGTCGCCATCGTTGCAAGCGTTCGTCGGTATCCTTGCCGTCGTCGCCGTCGGACTCTCGAGCGATCGCCGCGTTCGTCTGGCGTTCGAACGCCTGCGGCTTCGGCTGAGAGGACTCATCGAGCGAATCGTCTGGAACGGCGTATCCGGATCACGGGGTGCCCATGGACAGGGAGTAGCATCGAATGAACGGACTGCACGCGATCATCAACCGAGTAATACAGACGAATGA
- a CDS encoding CbiX/SirB N-terminal domain-containing protein, which yields MTTSHDTSPTTAFDDEAILLIGHGSRRAKSNEQVRKLAADLETRLEIPVDAAFLELAEPAIDEAVSELAMVTSELTVVHCSLFAASHVKNDVPLAIEQARATHDLAINNGSHLGIHPAIIDLLDDRAGAVERELGVRRDRDDVAVVVCSRGSSDPDANGDVHKLSRLLYEGREFDRVEASFIGVTEPTLEETLHGLSKHRPDAIVVLPYMLGDGVLTRRVRDWTAEFDDDYPYVDALAGEALGTDSRLLDVFADRWQEARTGSVEMSCDTCKYKVDLAGYEEDVGGARAMLRALTHQESHADRTDLDDEPHDHDAPKNHVAVCTNRTCAEMGSPRVLERLRQQARDSDHCDARITRSSCLGRCGDGPVIAVYPDGVWYGDVGTTDAKRIVTDHLDRGRIVSELVDQTL from the coding sequence ATGACCACATCCCACGACACGTCGCCCACGACCGCCTTCGACGACGAGGCGATCCTCCTGATCGGCCACGGCTCCCGTCGAGCGAAGTCGAACGAACAGGTGCGGAAACTGGCGGCCGACCTCGAGACGCGACTGGAGATCCCGGTCGACGCCGCCTTTCTCGAACTCGCGGAGCCGGCGATCGACGAGGCCGTCTCCGAACTGGCGATGGTCACGAGTGAACTCACCGTCGTCCACTGTTCTCTGTTCGCCGCGAGCCACGTCAAAAACGACGTTCCGCTGGCGATCGAGCAGGCTCGTGCGACTCACGATCTGGCGATCAACAACGGCTCGCACCTGGGTATTCACCCGGCGATCATCGACCTGCTCGACGATCGGGCCGGAGCCGTCGAGCGAGAGCTGGGAGTCCGTCGCGATCGAGACGACGTCGCCGTCGTCGTCTGCAGCCGCGGCTCGAGCGATCCGGACGCGAACGGCGACGTTCACAAACTCTCGCGGCTGCTGTACGAGGGACGCGAGTTCGACCGGGTGGAAGCCTCTTTCATCGGGGTCACGGAGCCGACGCTCGAGGAGACGCTCCACGGGCTGTCGAAGCACCGACCGGACGCGATCGTCGTCCTGCCGTACATGCTCGGGGATGGCGTGTTGACACGGCGCGTTCGCGACTGGACCGCGGAGTTCGACGACGACTACCCCTACGTCGACGCTCTGGCCGGCGAGGCGCTCGGTACCGACTCCCGATTGCTCGACGTCTTCGCCGATCGGTGGCAGGAGGCACGAACGGGCAGCGTCGAGATGTCCTGTGACACCTGCAAGTACAAGGTTGACCTCGCGGGCTACGAAGAGGACGTCGGCGGTGCAAGGGCCATGCTGCGAGCGCTCACACACCAGGAATCACACGCCGACCGCACCGATCTCGACGACGAACCGCACGATCACGACGCGCCGAAGAACCACGTCGCCGTCTGTACGAACCGAACCTGTGCCGAGATGGGGTCACCGAGAGTTCTCGAGCGCCTTCGTCAGCAGGCTCGCGATTCCGACCACTGCGACGCGCGCATTACGCGCTCGTCCTGTCTCGGTCGCTGCGGCGACGGCCCCGTGATCGCGGTCTACCCGGACGGCGTCTGGTACGGCGACGTCGGGACGACCGACGCAAAGCGAATCGTAACCGATCACCTGGACCGGGGCCGAATCGTGAGCGAACTCGTCGATCAGACGCTGTGA
- a CDS encoding sugar phosphate nucleotidyltransferase has protein sequence MESLSAVVLAAGEGRRLRPLTRSRPKPMLPAATTPVLERVLDELIDAGVTDITVVVGYQRERVQSHFGPTYRNVPLTYVHQRSQLGTGDALLSIRGVVDGSMLVINGDQIVDRRIIADVVSAHERSDSVATLGLLQRSEVSTYGGVLVDRATDEETPTAPVVELVERPRDDREYRLNAGVYGLEPEIFEAISETTPRTGEHSLIDAISYLLETGSDGVPPVRGIESGGLWVDATYPWDVLEVAIELLDRGRGDRTTNGRERRTISPSSSIHGTAIVRGPVVVDDNCEIGPGAIVGPYACLGENVTVESGAVVERSVLDTDTRVRTNATVLECVTGQAVEIGAGTTIPGGPGDVRVGDRIFEEAALGALLADRVRDDGGVTYTPGSIVGPNATVRAGTTVRGSVAEGTEVRS, from the coding sequence ATGGAGTCGCTCTCTGCAGTCGTACTTGCAGCCGGTGAAGGACGCCGACTTCGCCCGTTGACTCGGAGTCGACCGAAACCGATGCTCCCCGCCGCGACGACGCCGGTCCTCGAGCGCGTCCTCGACGAACTGATCGATGCCGGGGTGACGGATATCACGGTCGTCGTCGGATACCAGCGCGAGCGTGTACAGTCTCACTTCGGGCCAACGTACCGTAACGTTCCCCTTACCTACGTACACCAGCGGAGTCAACTCGGCACGGGAGACGCACTCCTGTCGATCCGCGGGGTCGTCGACGGCTCGATGCTCGTCATCAACGGCGACCAGATCGTTGACCGCCGAATCATAGCCGACGTCGTTTCGGCCCACGAGCGAAGCGATTCCGTCGCCACGCTCGGGCTGTTACAGCGAAGTGAGGTCAGCACCTACGGTGGCGTTCTCGTGGATCGGGCTACCGACGAGGAGACGCCGACAGCACCCGTCGTCGAACTCGTCGAGCGACCACGCGACGACCGCGAATACCGACTGAACGCGGGCGTGTACGGTCTCGAGCCCGAAATTTTCGAGGCGATTTCCGAGACAACGCCTCGAACCGGTGAACACTCGTTGATCGACGCGATCTCCTATCTACTCGAGACGGGAAGCGACGGTGTTCCCCCGGTTCGGGGCATCGAGTCGGGAGGGCTCTGGGTCGATGCGACCTATCCGTGGGACGTCCTCGAGGTCGCGATCGAACTGCTCGATCGGGGTCGCGGTGACCGAACCACCAACGGACGAGAACGGCGAACGATCAGCCCGTCGTCGTCCATCCACGGGACGGCGATCGTTCGCGGACCGGTCGTCGTCGACGACAACTGCGAGATCGGACCGGGCGCGATCGTCGGCCCCTATGCCTGCCTCGGTGAGAACGTCACCGTCGAATCAGGAGCAGTCGTCGAACGCAGCGTCCTCGACACCGATACGCGTGTCCGAACTAACGCGACAGTCCTCGAGTGTGTGACCGGTCAGGCCGTCGAGATCGGTGCCGGGACGACCATCCCCGGCGGACCCGGAGACGTTCGCGTCGGTGACCGGATCTTCGAGGAAGCCGCCCTCGGCGCGCTGCTCGCTGATCGCGTTCGCGATGACGGCGGTGTGACGTACACGCCCGGATCGATCGTTGGACCGAACGCGACCGTCCGCGCCGGCACAACCGTTCGCGGGTCCGTCGCGGAGGGAACGGAGGTCCGGTCCTGA
- the glmM gene encoding phosphoglucosamine mutase, with amino-acid sequence MFGTSGIRGTVGSEVTADRALSVGRALASDGYDRLVVGRDARESGRFLTDALTAGIRECGGDVINIGVASTPTVARSVAPLEADAGVVITASHNPPEDNGIKLWQPSGQAFDEERRNAISERVREERVSLVPWNEIGERTRHDAERARRRHRAAIRESVTAAGLEELSVIVDVGNGTGGITADVLYELGCSVRTLNGQPDGRFPARPSEPNEETLETLERTVGATDADLGIAHDGDADRMVAVDERGEFVPKDVLLALLARETASDGDRVAAPLNTSLALDDALETVGASVTRTPVGDVYVAERATEADVVFGGEPSGAWIWPNETLCPDGPLAACKLASLVARRGSLGELATALETYPIRRDSVRVDDREVVMAAVEAAVRERGEAFDAMDGVRIDRDDGWMLIRPSGTEPLVRMTAESRDPARADALFEEAKEIVLESTR; translated from the coding sequence ATGTTCGGTACCAGTGGAATTCGAGGGACGGTCGGCTCCGAGGTCACCGCGGACCGTGCGCTCTCGGTCGGTCGTGCGCTCGCCTCCGACGGCTACGACCGTCTGGTCGTTGGACGCGACGCTCGAGAGAGCGGTCGATTCCTGACGGATGCACTCACCGCCGGGATCAGAGAATGCGGCGGCGACGTCATCAATATCGGCGTGGCGTCGACGCCGACCGTCGCCCGGAGCGTCGCGCCCCTCGAGGCCGATGCCGGCGTCGTGATCACGGCGTCGCACAACCCGCCGGAAGACAACGGAATTAAACTCTGGCAGCCCTCGGGACAGGCGTTCGACGAGGAGCGACGAAACGCGATCAGCGAGCGCGTCCGCGAGGAACGAGTGTCGCTCGTACCCTGGAACGAGATCGGTGAGCGGACCCGACACGACGCAGAACGGGCACGCCGTCGACATCGGGCGGCGATCCGCGAAAGCGTCACCGCCGCCGGTCTCGAGGAGCTCTCCGTGATCGTCGACGTCGGGAACGGGACGGGCGGGATCACCGCTGACGTGCTGTACGAGCTGGGGTGTTCGGTTCGGACGCTCAACGGTCAGCCGGACGGCCGGTTTCCCGCGCGTCCGAGCGAACCGAACGAGGAGACGCTCGAAACGCTCGAACGAACCGTCGGGGCGACGGATGCGGACCTGGGAATCGCCCACGACGGGGACGCAGACCGAATGGTTGCGGTCGACGAGCGGGGGGAGTTCGTTCCGAAGGACGTACTGCTCGCACTGCTGGCTCGCGAAACGGCAAGCGACGGGGACCGGGTCGCAGCGCCGTTGAATACGAGCCTCGCACTCGACGACGCACTCGAGACGGTCGGTGCATCCGTCACGCGGACGCCGGTCGGTGACGTCTACGTGGCCGAGCGAGCCACCGAGGCGGACGTGGTGTTCGGCGGCGAACCGAGCGGAGCCTGGATCTGGCCCAACGAAACGCTCTGTCCGGATGGACCGCTTGCCGCCTGCAAGCTGGCGTCGCTGGTCGCTCGCCGCGGATCGCTCGGCGAACTCGCGACCGCACTCGAGACGTATCCGATCAGACGCGACTCGGTCCGTGTCGACGATCGAGAGGTGGTGATGGCCGCCGTCGAGGCCGCCGTTCGAGAGCGAGGCGAAGCGTTCGACGCGATGGACGGCGTTCGTATCGATCGCGACGACGGCTGGATGTTGATCCGACCGAGCGGAACCGAACCCCTCGTCAGGATGACCGCCGAATCACGCGATCCCGCTCGCGCGGACGCACTCTTCGAGGAAGCCAAGGAGATCGTTCTCGAGTCGACCCGATAG
- a CDS encoding DUF3209 family protein, which translates to MSCHEIEALRLGLMTVLGVGDESTREHAEKELEGHLEGPIEGLANAETLSEIQRHLDAALVDLEEEVATMNDDDPEFDYTRGRLLEVRNGERAIQRLVTHGESIVDGLGTAHDTLHETFPVEE; encoded by the coding sequence ATGAGCTGTCACGAAATCGAAGCGCTACGACTCGGACTGATGACCGTCCTCGGCGTCGGGGACGAGAGCACTCGCGAACACGCGGAGAAAGAACTCGAGGGCCACCTCGAGGGGCCGATCGAGGGGCTTGCAAACGCCGAAACCCTCTCGGAGATCCAGCGCCACCTCGATGCGGCGCTGGTCGATCTGGAGGAGGAAGTCGCGACGATGAACGACGACGATCCGGAGTTCGATTACACGCGCGGTCGACTGCTCGAAGTTCGCAACGGCGAGCGAGCGATCCAACGGCTTGTCACCCACGGCGAGAGCATCGTCGACGGGCTCGGAACGGCTCACGACACGCTCCACGAAACGTTTCCGGTAGAGGAGTGA
- the glmS gene encoding glutamine--fructose-6-phosphate transaminase (isomerizing), translating to MCGIIGYVSGGTVETDVIDVLMDGLSGLEYRGYDSAGVAVANSTISVQKREGDISALEAALSDRTVGGAAGIGHTRWSTHGPPSDGNAHPHTDEDDRVAVVHNGIIENYRSLRDELEANGYVFESDTDTEVVPHLIADALDAGAGVEEAFRRAVDRLDGSYAIAAVYSGSETVYAARQSSPLVLGVGDDGHFLASDVPAFIEYTDRVIYLDDGEFATIDSTNIVVTERDGTVVDTSIETIEWDAEDAGKSGYDHYMLKEIHEQPTAVRQCLHERVTELERRIDVEALEMLSVPTQVQFVACGTSYHAALYGVRLLRDRGVPATAFLASEYDAGSTPVGDETLVVGVTQSGETADTMGALRGANSAGATTIAVTNVVGSSAARECDHVMYVRAGPEIGVAATKTFVSQQIALVLLASELTGEYDDDLAAALRDLPGQLQTVLDDSSAREIATEYRGADAYFFIGRGYNAPVSLEGALKMKEITYKHAEGFAAGELKHGPLALVTDRTPVFALVTGGSNPTKTIGNVKEVETRGAPIVAVTDGSADAGRHADHVLEIPATHPAIAPVLGNVQLQLVSYWVANELGRSIDKPRNLAKSVTVE from the coding sequence ATGTGCGGGATTATCGGCTACGTCAGCGGGGGGACAGTGGAGACGGACGTCATCGATGTCCTGATGGACGGTCTTTCCGGACTCGAGTACCGTGGCTATGACTCCGCCGGCGTCGCCGTGGCCAACTCGACGATTTCGGTACAAAAGCGCGAGGGAGACATCTCGGCGCTCGAGGCCGCACTCTCGGACAGGACCGTCGGCGGTGCGGCGGGAATCGGGCACACGCGCTGGAGTACGCACGGCCCGCCGTCCGACGGTAATGCACACCCCCACACCGACGAGGACGACCGCGTCGCCGTTGTCCACAACGGGATCATCGAGAACTACCGGTCGCTCCGTGACGAACTCGAAGCGAACGGGTACGTCTTCGAAAGCGATACCGACACCGAGGTCGTCCCTCACCTGATCGCGGATGCGCTCGATGCCGGGGCCGGAGTCGAGGAGGCGTTCCGTCGGGCGGTCGATCGCCTCGACGGAAGCTATGCGATCGCGGCGGTTTACTCCGGCAGTGAGACGGTGTACGCCGCCAGACAGTCCTCACCGCTCGTCCTCGGAGTCGGTGACGACGGCCACTTTCTCGCGAGCGACGTCCCCGCGTTCATCGAGTATACGGACCGGGTGATCTACCTCGACGACGGCGAGTTTGCGACGATCGACTCGACCAACATCGTCGTCACCGAACGCGACGGGACCGTCGTCGACACGTCGATCGAGACGATCGAGTGGGATGCCGAAGACGCTGGCAAGAGCGGCTACGATCATTACATGCTCAAAGAGATCCACGAGCAACCGACGGCGGTCCGCCAGTGTCTCCACGAGCGCGTCACCGAACTCGAGCGACGGATCGACGTCGAGGCGCTCGAGATGCTGTCGGTTCCCACTCAAGTCCAGTTCGTCGCCTGTGGCACTTCGTACCACGCGGCGCTGTATGGAGTGCGGTTACTTCGCGACCGCGGCGTTCCAGCAACGGCGTTTCTCGCGAGTGAGTACGACGCCGGCTCGACCCCCGTCGGCGACGAGACGCTCGTCGTCGGCGTGACACAGAGCGGCGAAACCGCGGATACGATGGGGGCGCTCCGGGGCGCAAACAGCGCTGGTGCGACGACGATCGCCGTGACGAACGTCGTCGGCAGTTCCGCGGCGAGGGAGTGTGATCACGTTATGTACGTTCGTGCTGGACCGGAGATCGGCGTTGCGGCGACCAAGACGTTCGTTTCCCAGCAGATCGCGCTGGTGTTGCTCGCAAGCGAACTCACGGGCGAGTACGACGACGACCTGGCCGCGGCGCTGCGCGATCTTCCCGGACAGCTCCAGACGGTACTCGACGATTCGTCGGCTCGCGAGATCGCAACGGAGTACAGAGGGGCCGACGCCTACTTCTTCATCGGGCGCGGCTACAACGCGCCGGTTTCGCTCGAGGGGGCCCTGAAGATGAAAGAGATCACGTACAAACACGCCGAGGGGTTCGCAGCCGGTGAGTTAAAACACGGCCCGCTGGCGCTCGTGACCGACCGAACACCGGTGTTTGCGCTCGTAACCGGCGGATCGAATCCGACGAAGACGATCGGCAACGTCAAAGAGGTCGAAACGCGCGGTGCGCCGATCGTCGCCGTGACCGACGGCAGCGCCGACGCCGGCCGACACGCCGATCACGTCCTCGAGATCCCCGCCACGCACCCGGCGATTGCACCGGTTCTCGGGAACGTCCAGTTACAGCTGGTCTCGTACTGGGTTGCGAACGAACTCGGCCGATCGATCGACAAGCCACGAAACCTCGCAAAGAGCGTGACTGTCGAGTGA